From Leucoraja erinacea ecotype New England chromosome 36, Leri_hhj_1, whole genome shotgun sequence:
TCGTGGGAAATGCCTTTGTCATAATTTCAGTCCAGTGGATCCAGACTTGTGGATGTCATGCAAATCCAATCAAGGGCTTGGAATCTGATGAGCCTAGACTCTGATGGACCCCTGCTGGTTTGGAAATGTACTGCAGGTACCGATATAGTGTTGGACATTCGATATCGTCTATTTACTGCGTGTTTACGTTGTTGGTGTTATAAAGAGAATGTTGAATTGTTACTTTGGCATCCAGATGTGACATTTGACCGCCTCACCATCAGCTGGTGTAAGATGCTTCAATAACATGGCCATTTCCTGCTTCCTACGCATCGCACTCGGACTGCAATAAAACTGCCACCGTATCCGCACTCATCACTGTGATCTGTCAGCAATCCCTGCTGGACTTGGCAAGTTCGCTGATTAAAGCACAATTAGAAAGATGCAACCAGCACAATCTATCCACAAGGAGGCTCGGCAAGACTCAAAGCACATTGGTTTAAGCAAACGTGTGCAGCAACTGACATTTTATATGAAGACTGTCTTTATGTATTCTACTGGAGAATCATTTAGCCATAAGGAGAAAGATAAGCTCGCCCTACCCTGGGGTATGCTTGCACGATCTTTATTAAACCTATCAGTCAGTTTTGATTATATAGCCAGCATTAAACCCTCAAATCCAGTTTGAGTTCCTGCCCTCATTAATTGTGTTGTGGGTAGGTTTCAGTGGACTGGGCTGAACTGGTCCCAGGTATATGGATCTCAAACCAATCCCATCAATCTGCTTCTGATGAGGTTATATGTTAAACCATATATGGGTTCAGTTACAGGAAGCTCTCTCCATctcattctccccatatcattgTACTTGCTTCTACAGTCATGGTTTTACTATGTTTGTGAATATTGCTTCCTATGTACATCTCCATGAATGTTAATATAACTGTTTAAGGAAATTTATTGTAATGAATATAACTGAACGAAGCTGTTGTGAACGTTTAGAGAACATGCCCCTGTTGTAGGCAGTCAGATCTGTTTTGCACTTTTTCCATCTTTTACAAAGAACCTTTTTCTTTCTGGCCTGTGTTCAGAATTGGGAAACCTCTGGTGTACTTCTGTAGTGTCTTCATTAGCAAAAGCAACTTCTGTTTCCACGGACACCGAAGGTGCAGATTGTTTATTAATCAAGATTGTAGAAATGATGCAAACTACTGTAGTTTTATGTACAAAGAACTTTGCTAGTAGCATACTTAGtggctttttttaaacttcatgTTCTAATGTAATATTGGAATTCCAATACATTTTGTATTCAACCATTAGGAAGAAGTGTGAGTGTAGACATTTATTTGTGGTCTACATTGCCACCAGGTATATGATGATTCAGGCATCATTGTCAGCCATTAGCTTGGTTCACAGCTTGAGGGGTGACCAGGTTCAACAGCTTTCTGCTTGCAGAACGGTGAAGTTTGCTAGGATGAGGATGGGAAGATGCAGCCAGCTGTTGGTGGGGTTTAGGGGGTGAGTGACTTCACGATGATGCCCAATTGGAGCTAGGACAGAGGTAGGCACAGGAAAGCTGGAGGCTCACACCACAAACTGGTTTGAGGATGTCTCAACTTAATCAAAGACAGAAGTTAAGAGAACAGTTGCTCCTACTCAATGAGCTGGACTATAGCCAGAGCCGACAAACCCAATGTGCTGCCCATCCGACCATCTCAATTAAACACAGAAAACCATTGAACGGCCTTCCGTTAAACCATCAGAAGTGGAAATGTTGTGGATGAATGAGCTCTCTCAGGACGGCCTTTGTGAAAGGTACATTGCCAGACGGGAGTTTCCTCACCATATCAGTGGCAGCAGACTGGGTCACACTGGGTCAAATGATCGTTTGATTTTCAGGACACTTACTTTCATCGTACATTTGTAATTCAGCTGTTTGTGTCTGGACTGAGGCTATGGAGCTGGGACATCCTGATGTCTGTGTCACTCGGTGGCACAGTCAGCAATACCTTCCATGAGTTTGCTGATGATTGGGATAAGAGAGTAACTAGTGTTTTGGACGGGGCTATCTTTTATGTTTTCAGCTGGTGAAAGATGATGTGTAAATTAGCTGGGGAATCTGCAGACAGGTGTTTCCAGGGTGGATCCTGCATGAGTCTTGTTATCTCAGCCAGTTCTTGATGTCAGGTGGAGCAAATCAAATTGGTAGAAGGGGATTGTTGGTGGCACTCACCCAGGCCAGGACTGATGTTGGTGACTCACACCTACTGGTCTCATCATCATTCCTGATTGCACCATCAGATTACAGAGCTTGAATCTGATCTGATGTGCGGTTTATTTCAGTCTCGGGCATGTGCTTAGTAATCAAGTTGGCAAAACGCCATGTTAAGGTGTGCCTGTTGCTTTAGGACACATCTCATTGAGCAGGAGTGATGGTACGATAAAGGATGTGGCCGGCCAGGTTACAACAGAGTTGTTCAGAGCGGCCAGAGGGCTGATGGATCTACTGCTGCTTCCAGTTCCTGTGTCTACACGTTGAGTGCCGCTCCACAGAACCCGCCCGCCTGCGCGCAGCTCTGAGCAGTCAGACTGATGTCATCAGGACGTTTCCAGATGTAATCCAGAGGCCTAGTGAGCAATGCAGCCAACATCAGCGGCCCACCCAGATGTACCTTCCACGTAAGACCATTACAGCAGGGTGGAAGAAGCTATTCCAGCCCCAGTGCTTCAGCCAAGCAGGGCTGGGAGATTCATTCTTCCCACGCTGTGCTTTAGTCAAAGTGCATCGTACTTGTAAAAGTGGCAGGATGAAGGGTTTATCTCATAACTGAATCCATTCTATGCAACACCTCAACACTTCTGCAAAAGGACAGACTTTACAAATTCACAGATGCTGTTCACACTCTGCAACATTCACTTACAAAAGTGCAAGCATTATATACGTCTGAAATCCATTGTCATAAGCAATGCTGGGTCTCTCTTGTCACCATGCCAGGGTTGATTGTTGCTCAGGGCAAAGCTGACTTAGTAATGGATAGTGATTGAATGATCTGACACAAGAACACTATACGCCAATAGTTTTTTATTTTAGGAAATATTTATAGAGAAACCTGTGTATATTAAAACTTTTACAGATGTTTGGAATTCTTCTCCACACAGTCATCTTGCAATAGTTCAGGTTTCTCTCCCTCAGTCTGAACTTAAAAATATGCCCGGTTAAAATATTGCAATCTTATTTTGGAAAATGATAAAAGGATATCTTAATGTCGAATGTGAAGGAAAATATCTAAAATAGTGGCTGGAGTTTGTGCAGGATGAGGTGGAGACGATGAGATCCTGACAGGAACGTTCCCTCCAGCACTACTTTTCCAATTGTGACCTTCTGCATTGTTCCTCACCTCCACCCTCACCACTAGTAGTCATGCCTATGGGCTGGAGGTAGCTCTAGAATCTGTGCCTCCCTCCAACTGTAGTGATTTGCATACACCTCAAACAATGCATTTACCTACTATTCCATTACACCTTCTTCCTGAGAAATGCAGTTCACCCCAATCGCCAGTTATTCAGACCAATATACATTAATGGTTAGACCACAGATGGAATATTATTGCAGGTATCAAGACAGATTGTTGAGGTGTGGACAAGCTGCAATTTACTGAAATCATCCCAAAGAACTGGTTTTAATTGTGAGGAGAAATGAGAACAGTCCCAGTAAAATTAAGATCAGGATCAGGATGACAGGTGGGTCAAAGGGCGCTAGATAAAGGAACAAAGGAATGTTATCTCCATTGATTTAGTATCTCAAGCAAATGAAAAGGTACGAGAAGTTCAGAAATCTTTCTCCAATCCTAATCACATCAAAAATATGGATCACGAGGGATTCTTGAAGGGAACAGGGTAATTAAATATAGGTAATTGTTAGGAGCTGAGTACAGCTCTTCACTGCTTGGCCTCGGGGAATGTAGCAACCCAGCAGTGGCAATGACAGCTTTCCAGCGATGACAACCCCAACTATACAAATACAATCGACTCCAGGATGTAAGCATTAGGCTGCAACTTCATCAATCTTGACCTTTTATCCCACAGTAGCATCCTCCGTGGAGCCAATGCAAGGTGTTATCTTTGTACAAATATACTTCACTTTACTGAGATGCTTTTATGAGATTGCATGGCTTTACCTCAAAGTTCAAAATCTCTGCTCAGGAACATAACAAAATTCTGCTACCTCATGGGTTACCGCAGACAATGCGAATGTCCACGTGACCTTGGCACGAGCAAGTACCAGCGACGTAGTTCTGGGTCTGTGCAGAGTGAGTTGCCCCACTTACCTGACACTGGTGTCGACCTTGGGAGGGCTGGGATTCTGGcgggaacaatctttctcttTCAGACGCTGCAGTGAATTGAACTTTATACACAGAAGATAGAAAACCAAAACTAATGCTTTCAAATTATTGCCGAACAATGTGTGGATAAGTGATGCCGCAGTAATGACGTCTAATAGCAGAGAGAACATTCTCCCGCAAGGCATTGGCTCAAGAGACACAGTTCAGCATGGTGCTGGTTTTAATTACCTATTctaggaagcagagtgggaattGAGAGCTAGCTTGGGGTTTGCTTTCTGTTCATATCCTCAGCCGTTGTCTCTGGTTCCAATGGCAACGAGGGAGGCTTCTGGATACGAGTCAGACATCCATCTGCAGAAAGAATCAACAGTGAGTTGCCGTTAAACACATGTTGGGGCAAAGGACTGAATGGGTTGCCCTGCCCAACACTGACTGCACTTGGAGAAACTGTCACTAGCCTGCACTGTCACACAGACTAACAGCTAGCGAGTGTGTTGTGCAAGAGGAAGCAGTGGTCCTACCTGCCGACAGGTGGATGCTCTTGCTGTAGCCCGCGGCTGATGACATGGCCTGGCCCAACGCCTGGTTGGAGCCCAGAGGCTGCTGGTTCAGGCTGTGCTTGCTGCCAGGCAGCGCTGCGCGGTGCTTTGTTTTGGTGTTCTTGCCCGGCTTAGTCCAGACCAGGTTCTCCCCCACCTGAAGTGCTGCTCCAATCTTCTGAGCCATGTCTACCAACTGTGAGCAACAAACAGGCATCAAAACCTCAGCTCTCCACTTCCCTCCCCAGAAAAGAGTAAAATAGTTAATCAGAGCGACATTACTTCTGTGCTGCCATACGGCAGTTACCAGACGACTCAATGCCTGCACCAAGTGCGTGATCTTCCAGGATTGGATCAGCTCTGTTTGAATGCAGTTACAAGGTGCTTTATAAAGAATGAGAAAGTACTAGCTTACCTCTGGGTCAAACTCCAGCGAGCTGCTGCTCTCCTTCAGCCGATTAACCTTCTTCTCCATTTGCTGATACTGGTCCAGTGCTCCCTTTCGGTCCCCTTGGTTATACATCAGTATTGAATAGTTTAAATTTATCAAAGGGTTTGACCTGCAGAGGGAGAAGTGGTTGACAAATGGTGAATGGCGAGCGAGCCTCCTTCATGGTTACTCTCTGTGAGATAACTCAATGTGAAACGACGGTAAAACAAGATCAAAGCTCTGACACTGTGTTCAATAGACTGACAACAATCATCATGGGAAGAGTAGCCACACATTCTCATGTGGCAAGAGCATTTAACTACCCACAACAAAACAATTAAATACTGACTTGCTGCAGCTATATAAGCCCATTAATGAACTAACGCAGATAAATGTGCAATAATACAATCATTTAATCGTCACTAGTACCTGGTAATAGTGCAAATTATAATACTTAGTACAACGGAAACACAGTCGATAGTGAAGCTTGTTGCTAAGGCAAGTAAATATCACAGGGAAAGGTGGCACTTCATCACAACCTgagaacaaaaggttttcactggtggacacaaaaagctggagtaactcagctggacaggcagcatctctggagagaaggaatgagtgacgtttcgggtcgagacccttcttcagactgatgtcagggtagtgagcgggacagagatagaatgtagtcgtagacagtaagactggtgggggaactgggaagggggaagggatggagagagaaagcaagggctatctgaagttatatAAGTCaaggttcataccgctggggtataagatgtccaagcgaaataagatgtgctgttcctccaatttgtgctgggcctcgctctgacaatggaggaggcccaggatagaaaggtcagattgtgaatgggaggggagttggtgCTGAAAAACTGCTTGGTAAACTAAGCAAAACTCAAACGGCAGATCACAGCACAGGACAGGAGGTGGTCGACTCCTCCCTGTCCAAGCTTGCAAACACTTTGTTGGAATGGAGAGGTAAACCAAGACAACCTCTGGCCCAGAACAAGCCAGCAATTGCTGAAATACCCCAGTCTGTTTCAGCACACCATTGTGGGCAGGTACCAAAGCACAAGGAATACAGAGCCTGCAACTTTACTGCACAGCTCCCATTCCATTCAGAAAACCTTGTGTGATCAGATGCCACTGAGTCTCTAAGATCCATCAACTAATTGTCCCCCGATACTCACTGGTCGAGATTCACTGCTTGATCGTAAGATCTCTTTGCATTACCAGGATCGTCCAGGTTTGTTAAGGCCACtgcaaatagaaaaacgtgacaaacacaacagcagcagcaaagtcccttcccatctctctccccccactccccacctgtACCTGTCCCACCCGTCCCCACCACCTGCCCGGCCCACCTGCACACCTGTACCTGTCCCACCACCTGCCCGGCCcaactcccccccacctccacctgccAGGTTACAGGGTCACCATCCACTAGTGTGCCTGCTGGTGCCAGCAGCATGTACAGCTCCCCACCAACCTCCACCTGCCCGGCCCACCTGCACACCTCCACCTGCCAGGTTACAGGGCCACCATCCACTAGTGTGCCTGCTGGTGCATGCAGACTCACCGGCCAGCAGCATGTACAACTCCCCCATCTTGGAGTGGATGTTGATGGCGGCACTCAGGAAGTGGAATGCAGATGCGTACTGTTGCATGGTGAGATGCACCAGCCCCAAGTTGTATAGAATCTTCCAGTCAAAGGGGGCCAGGTAGCTAGCTCGCTTCAGACAGCTGATGGCCTGCAGCAAAAGGCATGTAAACTTAACCCAGGCAGGTATGCCACATCACAGCAACATCAGTGTGCAACTCATTAACATTGCCTGAATTAAGATGCAAGTACAACTCATGCAAAATCAACCCAAGGTTGCTTTATTTGCAGATATCTCAGTGATGGGTGGAGGATTGTGAATCAGACACCAGGTATGTAGGTCGGCAAAGATCTGGCAAATGGTGAATAAATGGGCCAGTGGTCAGTGTAGATGCTGGGGCAGTTGATGTGGGGATATTAGATTACAGGGAACGCGGTGAAAGAATGGATTTGCTCTTTGAGTTAGCACAGGCACAATGGGCCACATTGCCTCCTTTTATGCCATAAGGAAAATGAGCATCTGGTGCAGATGTGATTGGCCTGCTGAGGGTGAAGTACCCAGTGTTACATTTTGCTCCTGTGCTGTGAAACATGTTGCTGGTTTTATGGAGTTTTGGGAATGCCAGTTTTTGCTACCCACATCTTATCGCAGTGCCAGCAAGCTACCAACTGTTGTCAGGGAGCTGGCATGAGGAGTATCACTGCAACAATGGATGCCCTGAGCTGCTCTATAAACTGGCTAGCCACTGTGCTGCATCGCCCCAGAGTGAGGACACTTGTTTCTACTGGGGTGATACAGACTGGAAACAGCAGAGACAGACGCAAGGGTTTGGATCAGCAGTGGATAGAGACAATGCTGGGAAACTCAACAggccagccagcatctatggGAGGAGAAACAGTCAACATTACAGGTTGAAAACCCTTCATTGGGATTCAGTTTTTGCTGACTTTCAAAGACGTGGACAAATGATGTGATCAGGTTGGTGTCAATGTGACCATCAGCAGGTGTGATCACAGGTCGGGGATGGCACTTTATGtactgaggtaccgtgaaaaTACAGCTCAGTACACACATCACTTAGATAAAGCTTAGatcagcatctcagatacagtaccagTGTATTGCTGTGGTATATTGAGACAGTGTTACACAGtcatgaaggaaggaactgcacttgctggtttaaaccgaagatagatacaaaatgctggagtgactctggcactttgggtccgaagaagggtctcgacccgaacgtcacccattccttctctccagagatgctgcctgtcccgctgagttactccagcatttagtgtctatcttcagtatagtcGCCAGTACACACTTTGGCTCCATTTTCACAGGAGCACAGAGCAGCTGCAGAATTATATCTTCACATGAATGGAGCTCACTACCACAGAGTGGAGCCAACCCCAGCCTCCATGCTGATCCATTGCTCATCGACATACTTACAGCTACGTATTTCTTCTTGCCGAAGAAGCACATTCCAATGTTATTCCACAGGGGCGGGCTCTCAGGGATGGCATGGGCCGCTATTCTGTACTTGCTCAATGCCACGTCATAGTCATTGTGAGACTGCATCATGCTGCCTGCAGCCAGAATGGCCTGAACACAACAAACAGGAGCCAAGAATTACACTGCACACCTCAAGTAACACAAAGATCCAACACAACGGGTggggctgctgtctcacagccccACAGATTCAACTGGGTGCTGATagtatagagtttgcacattctccctgagactggctgggtttcctccgggtgctctggcttcctaccACATAACAAAGATGTGCgggattggaggttaattggcccagtgtgtagggagtgggataacatagaactagtgtgaaagggtgactaatggtcagcatggactgagtgggctgaagggcctttccatgctgtttctctaaacctaAAACCAAACATAGTCACCAGAGCAGTCTTGATGTTGTTGAGTAAACAGCCACCCTGCACAGTTTAGCATCAGCATAAAGAATATACACGGTATCTTAACCTGCCCACGCTCAATATCCTCAGCCCCATGCTCAGACTAATTTCCCCAAAACTGAACAGGAGGATCTGTTGGGATTACACAAACACTTGCTCAATCACTGCACACACTCCCGAGAGCACTAGAGAGGCTGCACAGGGAAGTGACAAGGACAGGCTTCTCAATGTTAAATACTTTGATAAAAATAGCATTTCCCATGACAGAGGGGTCAGTAATTAGCAGCTTCAAGTTAATTAGTCAACTCCTGCAATGTAAACTTCCAATTACAAAGTCAACGAAGTGAATCTTTGCTCACCCGTCCAAGGTAAGTCTGGTACAGACACCTCACAGCACCTCACAAGTCCAGGGCTGACTCGTATTCAAGCTTCAAATATCGTTTGACTTTTCCAATCTCTCACCAATGCGAATGATGTGACATTTTCCTAATTATGTTCCACCTGCCAACCCCCGCCCGGTCCTGTTAGAATGTACTCTGTACACTTTGTAACATGAATATGAATGTCTGTGCGTTCCCAGCACAACATTGCAGTTAGACACTTCCAGTGTGGACTTCACATTGAGGCCACAATGGCCGTAGAGTTTCTCCTCTATGCCAATGACCAGCCCTTTCATGAAGTTCTCAATGGAAGCGTGACAAGACATCGCAATTGTGGACCTTTCCTTAATGGGATTGTTCAGCAATAAACATTTATTATAACTTAGTTAAGGGAGAAAGTCTGTTAAATGATTGAATCTTATGAAGTTTCACAGCAGGTTCTATTCAAACAGATGAATCAGTACCTTGTAGTTGTTGGGGTTGTAGGTGAGAGCATTTCCTAGATGCTCAAAAGCTTTCTGGTAAACTCCAAGCTGAAAGCCAGAAACATTTTTACATTCAGTCTTAATATAATGTATAAATAATGTGACAgcattattgtgtaggaaggaactgcaggtgctggtttaaaccaaagataaagacacaaaaagctggagtaactctgcgggtcagacagcatctctggagaaaaggaataggtgacgtttttcttcagactggagagtcaaggaaaagggaaacgagagatatggacaatgGTGTAGAGAAATgtataacaaatgaatgaaagatatgcaaaaagtaacgatgatgaaggaaacaggccgttgttagctgtgtgctaggtgagaacgaataCACAGAATGGACTCAAccagacgactttgaagctggttccCAGAACCCGCCCGATACCGAGTCGACACACGACTGCATTTGGCTCTGCTCTTCATCAGAGCATCATCAGCATGAGGAGCAGTGAGATCGCCCTTCACAAACCGACAGTGTAGGCCACAGGTAAATACACTGGAGACAAGGTGTGCAAACGGACCGgaccgggggggggtgggggccagAGAGGGGCACTAACACAGTGTGGGCTGCATGACCCAGAGACGGGCACTAACACAGTGTGGGCAGCATATGTGAGCAATGTGTACACACACCATACCATAACGGAGCAATCACATTTTAGTAAACTCAATCTTCCTCAAAGCTTCTAAATGTTGTATGAAAATTTGACACAAATGTTCTCTGACAAACACAGTCAGTGGCTTTGTTAACACGGACAGGGGAAATGGTTAAAGCCATGTGGTCACGTGGAGAGTTTACAACACAAGTTGGAACTTTACCTGCAGGTACAGTAAGCCCAGAGTTGTCAAAAGCTCAGCATTTTCAGGTGAATacctgtaggaaggaatggcagagtTAAAAGAAACTAATAAGGTCAAAAACTACAGATACTGTAAATATAAAAGATATTGTGGGTATTGAGCAGATGTGGCAGCAGATGTCCGGAACAGAAACTGAATTGATCATTAGAATGAGAAGGGTTATTGGGTAGACATGATCATTGTGTTTCTCTCTCAGTAAGGACAAAGTCTTTGCTTGGATATTCTCCCCAAATAATGCTCCACTCTGCTTATCCTCTACGGTTTGCTGGTTTCACAACAGGTAACGGAACCCCCCTGTacctcttctctcccccaccgTGCCTGAAATTCATGAAAGGgctaaaatctgaagaagggtctcgaccagaaaagtcacccattctttctctccagagatgctgcctatcccgctaagttattccagcactttgtgtctttctttggtttaaaccagcgtctgcagttccttcctacacaaccaccCCCAGCTCATCTGGTTAGCAGCCTTTGGAGACCGACCTCCAGCTATATCCCAACTTCCCTGATCTCTCCACCTTCCCACTTCTCTCCAAATTCTCTTCACTTTAATCAACACACTGAGAAATCTCACgttactaaccctaaccctctgcCACTTCTAAACGTTactatcccttatcatgtatctatacactgtagttgt
This genomic window contains:
- the bbs4 gene encoding Bardet-Biedl syndrome 4 protein; protein product: MADLEKEPILQQSDASADIRKLRSKKAPELPILERRNWLIHLHYIRKDYETCKAIIKEQLQETQGMCEYAVYVQALIFRLEGKIQESFELFQTCAILNPQNVDNLKQVARSLFLLGKHKAAIEVYSEAAKLNEKDWEISHNLGVCFMHLKNFEKAKVHLNCALQSSKHDLTFVVFGKICLLEGNTEGAVEIYKKAVEYSPENAELLTTLGLLYLQLGVYQKAFEHLGNALTYNPNNYKAILAAGSMMQSHNDYDVALSKYRIAAHAIPESPPLWNNIGMCFFGKKKYVAAISCLKRASYLAPFDWKILYNLGLVHLTMQQYASAFHFLSAAINIHSKMGELYMLLAVALTNLDDPGNAKRSYDQAVNLDQSNPLINLNYSILMYNQGDRKGALDQYQQMEKKVNRLKESSSSLEFDPELVDMAQKIGAALQVGENLVWTKPGKNTKTKHRAALPGSKHSLNQQPLGSNQALGQAMSSAAGYSKSIHLSADGCLTRIQKPPSLPLEPETTAEDMNRKQTPS